In Manis javanica isolate MJ-LG chromosome 18, MJ_LKY, whole genome shotgun sequence, the following proteins share a genomic window:
- the RGMA gene encoding repulsive guidance molecule A isoform X4, with protein MGMGRGAPRSALGFWPTLAVLFCSFPAATSPCKILKCNSEFWSATAGSHSLASGDAPEFCAALRTYALCTRRTARACRGDLAYHSAAHGIEDLMSQHNCTKDGPTSQPRLRTPPPPGDSQERSDSPEVCHYEKSFHRHSAAPNYTHCGLFGDPHLRTFTDRFQTCKVQGAWPLIDNNYLNVQVTNTPVLPGSPATATSKLTIIFKNFQECVDQKVYQAEMDELPAAFADGSKNGGDKHGANSLKITEKVSGQHVEIQAKYIGTTIVVRQVGRYLTFAVRMPEEVVNAVEDQDSQGLYLCLRGCPLNQQIDFQAFRASPQGPRWPVAASPTPAAPDTFPYETAAAKCKEKLPVEDLYYQACVFDLLTTGDVNFTLAAYYALEDVKMLHSDKDRLHLYERTRELPDRAAAAGRPPASRPLVGSLLVFALLPVFLEALAA; from the exons ccaccTCCCCGTGCAAGATCCTCAAGTGCAACTCTGAGTTCTGGAGCGCCACTGCCGGCAGCCACTCCCTGGCCTCGGGCGACGCCCCCGAGTTCTGTGCAGCGCTGCGCACCTACGCCCTGTGCACCCGGCGCACCGCCCGCGCCTGCCGGGGCGACCTGGCCTACCACTCGGCCGCGCATGGCATAGAGGACCTCATGAGCCAGCACAACTGCACCAAGGATGGCCCCACGTCGCAGCCGCGCCTGCGCACACCCCCGCCGCCCGGGGACAGCCAGGAGCGCTCCGACAGCCCCGAGGTCTGCCACTATGAGAAGAGCTTCCACAGGCACTCGGCCGCCCCCAACTACACGCACTGCGGCCTCTTTGGGGACCCGCACCTCAGGACTTTCACAGACCGCTTCCAGACCTGCAAGGTGCAGGGCGCATGGCCACTCATCGACAACAATTACCTGAACGTGCAGGTCACCAACACACCTGTGCTGCCCGGCTCACCTGCCACAGCCACCAGCAAG CTCACCATCATCTTTAAGAACTTCCAGGAGTGCGTAGACCAGAAGGTGTACCAGGCCGAGATGGACGAGCTCCCGGCCGCCTTCGCCGACGGCTCCAAGAACGGCGGGGACAAGCACGGGGCCAACAGCCTCAAGATCACCGAGAAGGTGTCAGGCCAGCACGTGGAGATCCAGGCCAAGTACATCGGCACCACCATTGTGGTTCGCCAAGTGGGCCGCTACCTGACTTTCGCGGTCCGCATGCCCGAGGAGGTGGTCAACGCCGTGGAGGACCAGGACAGCCAGGGCCTCTACCTCTGCCTGCGGGGCTGCCCCCTCAACCAGCAGATCGACTTCCAGGCCTTCCGCGCCAGCCCCCAGGGCCCCCGGTGGCCAGTGGCTGCCAGCCCCACGCCCGCAGCCCCGGACACCTTCCCCTACGAGACGGCTGCAGCCAAGTGCAAGGAGAAGCTGCCCGTGGAGGATCTCTACTACCAGGCCTGCGTCTTCGACCTGCTCACCACGGGGGATGTGAACTTCACCCTGGCCGCCTATTACGCCCTGGAGGACGTCAAGATGCTCCACTCCGACAAGGACAGACTACATCTGTACGAGAGGACGCGGGAGCTCCCGGACCGGGCGGCGGCTGCAGGGCGCCCCCCGGCCTCCCGGCCCCTCGTCGGCAGCCTCTTGGTCTTCGCCCTGCTCCCTGTGTTCCTGGAAGCCCTGGCCGCATAG
- the RGMA gene encoding repulsive guidance molecule A isoform X3, translated as MERLVGTGRAGWMGMGRGAPRSALGFWPTLAVLFCSFPAATSPCKILKCNSEFWSATAGSHSLASGDAPEFCAALRTYALCTRRTARACRGDLAYHSAAHGIEDLMSQHNCTKDGPTSQPRLRTPPPPGDSQERSDSPEVCHYEKSFHRHSAAPNYTHCGLFGDPHLRTFTDRFQTCKVQGAWPLIDNNYLNVQVTNTPVLPGSPATATSKLTIIFKNFQECVDQKVYQAEMDELPAAFADGSKNGGDKHGANSLKITEKVSGQHVEIQAKYIGTTIVVRQVGRYLTFAVRMPEEVVNAVEDQDSQGLYLCLRGCPLNQQIDFQAFRASPQGPRWPVAASPTPAAPDTFPYETAAAKCKEKLPVEDLYYQACVFDLLTTGDVNFTLAAYYALEDVKMLHSDKDRLHLYERTRELPDRAAAAGRPPASRPLVGSLLVFALLPVFLEALAA; from the exons ccaccTCCCCGTGCAAGATCCTCAAGTGCAACTCTGAGTTCTGGAGCGCCACTGCCGGCAGCCACTCCCTGGCCTCGGGCGACGCCCCCGAGTTCTGTGCAGCGCTGCGCACCTACGCCCTGTGCACCCGGCGCACCGCCCGCGCCTGCCGGGGCGACCTGGCCTACCACTCGGCCGCGCATGGCATAGAGGACCTCATGAGCCAGCACAACTGCACCAAGGATGGCCCCACGTCGCAGCCGCGCCTGCGCACACCCCCGCCGCCCGGGGACAGCCAGGAGCGCTCCGACAGCCCCGAGGTCTGCCACTATGAGAAGAGCTTCCACAGGCACTCGGCCGCCCCCAACTACACGCACTGCGGCCTCTTTGGGGACCCGCACCTCAGGACTTTCACAGACCGCTTCCAGACCTGCAAGGTGCAGGGCGCATGGCCACTCATCGACAACAATTACCTGAACGTGCAGGTCACCAACACACCTGTGCTGCCCGGCTCACCTGCCACAGCCACCAGCAAG CTCACCATCATCTTTAAGAACTTCCAGGAGTGCGTAGACCAGAAGGTGTACCAGGCCGAGATGGACGAGCTCCCGGCCGCCTTCGCCGACGGCTCCAAGAACGGCGGGGACAAGCACGGGGCCAACAGCCTCAAGATCACCGAGAAGGTGTCAGGCCAGCACGTGGAGATCCAGGCCAAGTACATCGGCACCACCATTGTGGTTCGCCAAGTGGGCCGCTACCTGACTTTCGCGGTCCGCATGCCCGAGGAGGTGGTCAACGCCGTGGAGGACCAGGACAGCCAGGGCCTCTACCTCTGCCTGCGGGGCTGCCCCCTCAACCAGCAGATCGACTTCCAGGCCTTCCGCGCCAGCCCCCAGGGCCCCCGGTGGCCAGTGGCTGCCAGCCCCACGCCCGCAGCCCCGGACACCTTCCCCTACGAGACGGCTGCAGCCAAGTGCAAGGAGAAGCTGCCCGTGGAGGATCTCTACTACCAGGCCTGCGTCTTCGACCTGCTCACCACGGGGGATGTGAACTTCACCCTGGCCGCCTATTACGCCCTGGAGGACGTCAAGATGCTCCACTCCGACAAGGACAGACTACATCTGTACGAGAGGACGCGGGAGCTCCCGGACCGGGCGGCGGCTGCAGGGCGCCCCCCGGCCTCCCGGCCCCTCGTCGGCAGCCTCTTGGTCTTCGCCCTGCTCCCTGTGTTCCTGGAAGCCCTGGCCGCATAG
- the RGMA gene encoding repulsive guidance molecule A isoform X2 — MQPPRERLVGTGRAGWMGMGRGAPRSALGFWPTLAVLFCSFPAATSPCKILKCNSEFWSATAGSHSLASGDAPEFCAALRTYALCTRRTARACRGDLAYHSAAHGIEDLMSQHNCTKDGPTSQPRLRTPPPPGDSQERSDSPEVCHYEKSFHRHSAAPNYTHCGLFGDPHLRTFTDRFQTCKVQGAWPLIDNNYLNVQVTNTPVLPGSPATATSKLTIIFKNFQECVDQKVYQAEMDELPAAFADGSKNGGDKHGANSLKITEKVSGQHVEIQAKYIGTTIVVRQVGRYLTFAVRMPEEVVNAVEDQDSQGLYLCLRGCPLNQQIDFQAFRASPQGPRWPVAASPTPAAPDTFPYETAAAKCKEKLPVEDLYYQACVFDLLTTGDVNFTLAAYYALEDVKMLHSDKDRLHLYERTRELPDRAAAAGRPPASRPLVGSLLVFALLPVFLEALAA; from the exons ccaccTCCCCGTGCAAGATCCTCAAGTGCAACTCTGAGTTCTGGAGCGCCACTGCCGGCAGCCACTCCCTGGCCTCGGGCGACGCCCCCGAGTTCTGTGCAGCGCTGCGCACCTACGCCCTGTGCACCCGGCGCACCGCCCGCGCCTGCCGGGGCGACCTGGCCTACCACTCGGCCGCGCATGGCATAGAGGACCTCATGAGCCAGCACAACTGCACCAAGGATGGCCCCACGTCGCAGCCGCGCCTGCGCACACCCCCGCCGCCCGGGGACAGCCAGGAGCGCTCCGACAGCCCCGAGGTCTGCCACTATGAGAAGAGCTTCCACAGGCACTCGGCCGCCCCCAACTACACGCACTGCGGCCTCTTTGGGGACCCGCACCTCAGGACTTTCACAGACCGCTTCCAGACCTGCAAGGTGCAGGGCGCATGGCCACTCATCGACAACAATTACCTGAACGTGCAGGTCACCAACACACCTGTGCTGCCCGGCTCACCTGCCACAGCCACCAGCAAG CTCACCATCATCTTTAAGAACTTCCAGGAGTGCGTAGACCAGAAGGTGTACCAGGCCGAGATGGACGAGCTCCCGGCCGCCTTCGCCGACGGCTCCAAGAACGGCGGGGACAAGCACGGGGCCAACAGCCTCAAGATCACCGAGAAGGTGTCAGGCCAGCACGTGGAGATCCAGGCCAAGTACATCGGCACCACCATTGTGGTTCGCCAAGTGGGCCGCTACCTGACTTTCGCGGTCCGCATGCCCGAGGAGGTGGTCAACGCCGTGGAGGACCAGGACAGCCAGGGCCTCTACCTCTGCCTGCGGGGCTGCCCCCTCAACCAGCAGATCGACTTCCAGGCCTTCCGCGCCAGCCCCCAGGGCCCCCGGTGGCCAGTGGCTGCCAGCCCCACGCCCGCAGCCCCGGACACCTTCCCCTACGAGACGGCTGCAGCCAAGTGCAAGGAGAAGCTGCCCGTGGAGGATCTCTACTACCAGGCCTGCGTCTTCGACCTGCTCACCACGGGGGATGTGAACTTCACCCTGGCCGCCTATTACGCCCTGGAGGACGTCAAGATGCTCCACTCCGACAAGGACAGACTACATCTGTACGAGAGGACGCGGGAGCTCCCGGACCGGGCGGCGGCTGCAGGGCGCCCCCCGGCCTCCCGGCCCCTCGTCGGCAGCCTCTTGGTCTTCGCCCTGCTCCCTGTGTTCCTGGAAGCCCTGGCCGCATAG